From the genome of Eucalyptus grandis isolate ANBG69807.140 chromosome 2, ASM1654582v1, whole genome shotgun sequence, one region includes:
- the LOC104435597 gene encoding heparanase-like protein 2, producing MESKVGLGWVSLLLLSSLLSSSSSSADNVKVAVKGGASIAATDDSFICATLDWWPSDKCDYGQCPWGLAGILNLDLDNKILSNAIKAFNPLRIRVGGSLQDQVVYEHTHLYNKKCSEFKKEDGGMFGFSEGCLRTERWDQLNHLFNQTGALVTFGLNALNGRMRSKQSDNLYVGKWKNGNAHHLVRYTHHKGYKIDSYELGNELCGSGVSGRLTAEQYTEDIVKMKKFLTKLYPDQASRPKVLGPAGFYDRKWFETFLKATGPGVVDGVTHHIYNLGAGVDPTLINKVQDPSYLDQIDTTYKVVLDTVQKFGPWTTPWVGEAGGAYNSGGKGVSNTFANGFWYLDQLGMTSRFNHKVFCRQALIGGNYALLNTTTFIPNPDFYGALLWHRLMGKEVLSTTHSGSPYLRAYAHCSRNTPGVTVVLINMSNSTSFDVSIVDDPNWSPSKQKKIASGSHAQREEYHLTPKDGNIRSDVLLLNGTPLKLTDSSDIPELNPTTVDPSQPIHVVADSIVFARLQGFKAPACN from the exons ATGGAGTCCAAGGTAGGGCTTGGTTGggtttctcttctccttctctcctcgCTGCTctcgtcgtcgtcttcttcagCAGATAATGTGAAGGTGGCGGTGAAAGGAGGGGCCTCCATTGCTGCGACAGACGACAGCTTTATATGCGCCACCTTGGACTGGTGGCCGTCCGACAAGTGCGACTACGGCCAATGTCCTTGGGGACTGGCCGGCATTCTCAATCTG GATTTAGATAACAAGATCCTCTCCAATGCTATTAAAG CGTTTAACCCTCTGAGAATACGAGTTGGAGGCTCGTTGCAAGACCAGGTCGTGTACGAGCATACGCATTTGTACAACAAGAAATGCTCCGAGTTCAAGAAGGAGGACGGCGGCATGTTTGGATTCAGCGAGGGTTGCCTCCGCACGGAGAGATGGGACCAGCTCAATCACTTGTTCAACCAAACAGG TGCTCTGGTAACGTTTGGCTTGAATGCCCTCAATGGAAGGATGAGGTCCAAGCAATCCGACAACCTTTACGTCGGGAAGTGGAAAAACGGCAACGCCCACCATCTGGTGCGGTACACGCACCATAAAGGTTACAAGATCGATTCCTATGAGCTAG GAAATGAGCTGTGTGGGTCTGGGGTCTCTGGGAGACTGACGGCCGAACAGTACACGGAGGACATTGTTAAGATGAAGAAATTCCTGACGAAATTGTACCCCGACCAGGCGTCGCGGCCCAAGGTTCTGGGTCCTGCCGGGTTCTATGACAGGAAATGGTTCGAGACCTTTCTTAAGGCCACTGGACCGGGTGTTGTTGATGGAGTGACCCACCACATATACAATCTCGGCGCAG GTGTCGACCCAACGCTAATCAACAAGGTTCAAGATCCATCTTACCTAGATCAGATTGATACGACATACAAAGTCGTCTTGGATACGGTTCAGAAATTCGGGCCTTGGACCACACCGTGGGTCGGAGAAGCTGGAGGGGCTTATAATAGTGGAGGCAAAGGTGTATCAAATACCTTCGCCAATGGCTTCTG GTACTTGGACCAACTAGGGATGACATCTAGATTCAACCACAAGGTATTCTGCAGACAAGCCTTGATTGGAGGGAACTATGCTCTTCTCAACACCACAACATTCATTCCCAACCCGGACTTTTATGG AGCACTTCTGTGGCATCGCCTCATGGGAAAGGAGGTTCTTTCGACCACTCACAGCGGCTCTCCATACTTGCGTGCATATGCTCATTGTTCAAGGAACACG CCTGGGGTGACCGTGGTCCTAATCAACATGTCGAACTCGACCTCCTTTGACGTTTCTATAGTTGATGATCCGAACTGGAGTCCTAGTAAGCAGAAGAAGATAGCTTCAGGCAGTCATGCCCAAAGAGAGGAGTACCACTTGACGCCAAAAGATGGTAACATTCGAAGTGATGTGTTGCTTCTCAATGGGACCCCGCTGAAGCTCACCGACTCATCCGACATTCCCGAACTTAATCCAACCACTGTGGACCCATCGCAACCGATCCATGTGGTGGCCGATTCAATTGTCTTTGCAAGGCTGCAAGGCTTCAAGGCTCCTGCATGTAACTAA
- the LOC104433405 gene encoding remorin 1.4 isoform X1 codes for MEQLLKQRRLRFSGVGQEKAEGTSDIKDSKTPAQKTPSFKGGLADKRSQSWLQRQFTKQMSRSDEPAGEDEVAAAVAAAALAVERIQDSDTPDRSPMSPGPERSLTRAKSKRQSASRRPETGEESMKIPITGPAQPVQKRPSFVEKLLESTEDSEEEDAEEGAPTPPKPSPSMKRASSSAGKQFEKVPSMKPEILPSPTSERLPTIKPPPPRPRQLKTGQSSAIPGGKQKADIWIREEMSRINDRYAKLNSTINTWETHKRKKAKSKLIETEGELEKKRDNALKTFQTEMDSIEKFTAAARKQAEERQRNEELKAQEKANRIRTTGKLPTRCLCF; via the exons ATGGAGCAGTTGCTTAAGCAAAGGAG GTTAAGATTCTCTGGTGTAGGACAAGAAAAGGCAGAAGGAACCAGCGACATTAAGGACAGTAAGACACCAGCCCAAAAGACTCCGTCCTTCAAAGGAG GTCTTGCAGATAAGAGAAGCCAGAGCTGGTTGCAGAGacaattcaccaaacaaatgAGCCGGAGTGATGAACCCGCCGGCGAAGACGAAGTGGCGGCTGCCGTGGCTGCTGCAGCCTTGGCAGTCGAGAGGATCCAAGATTCCGACACACCCGACCGAAGCCCAATGAGTCCGGGCCCTGAGCGCTCCTTAACCAGGGCCAAGTCCAAAAGGCAATCTGCATCGAGGCGACCAGAAACTG GtgaagaatcaatgaagataCCCATAACCGGTCCCGCCCAACCCGTGCAAAAACGTCCTAGTTTTGTCGAGAAGCTCTTGGAAAGCACCGAGGACTCGGAAGAAGAGGACGCCGAAGAAGGAGCACCCACACCGCCAAAACCATCCCCTTCCATGAAGAGGGCCTCCTCATCAGCTGGTAAACAGTTCGAGAAGGTCCCCAGTATGAAACCTGAGATCTTGCCGTCCCCGACGTCCGAACGGCTTCCCACCATCAAACCACCACCTCCGCGGCCACGCCAGCTCAAAACTGGGCAAAGTTCGGCAATTCCTGGAGGCAAACAGAAAGCGGATATCTGGATCAGAGAGGAGATGTCTAGGATCAACGATAG GTACGCCAAACTGAACTCAACCATAAACACGTGGGAGACCCATAAGAGGAAAAAGGCCAAAAGCAAATTGATCGAGACAGAG GGTGaactggagaagaagagagacaaCGCGTTGAAAACATTTCAGACCGAGATGGACAGCATTGAAAAATTCACGGCCGCAGCAAGAAAACAAGCAGAGGAAAGGCAAAGAAATGAAGAGTTGAAGGCCCAAGAAAAAGCAAATAGAATCAGAACCACTGGGAAACTTCCGACCAGATGTCTCTGCTTCTAA
- the LOC104433405 gene encoding remorin 1.4 isoform X2 — translation MEQLLKQRRLRFSGVGQEKAEGTSDIKDSKTPAQKTPSFKGDKRSQSWLQRQFTKQMSRSDEPAGEDEVAAAVAAAALAVERIQDSDTPDRSPMSPGPERSLTRAKSKRQSASRRPETGEESMKIPITGPAQPVQKRPSFVEKLLESTEDSEEEDAEEGAPTPPKPSPSMKRASSSAGKQFEKVPSMKPEILPSPTSERLPTIKPPPPRPRQLKTGQSSAIPGGKQKADIWIREEMSRINDRYAKLNSTINTWETHKRKKAKSKLIETEGELEKKRDNALKTFQTEMDSIEKFTAAARKQAEERQRNEELKAQEKANRIRTTGKLPTRCLCF, via the exons ATGGAGCAGTTGCTTAAGCAAAGGAG GTTAAGATTCTCTGGTGTAGGACAAGAAAAGGCAGAAGGAACCAGCGACATTAAGGACAGTAAGACACCAGCCCAAAAGACTCCGTCCTTCAAAGGAG ATAAGAGAAGCCAGAGCTGGTTGCAGAGacaattcaccaaacaaatgAGCCGGAGTGATGAACCCGCCGGCGAAGACGAAGTGGCGGCTGCCGTGGCTGCTGCAGCCTTGGCAGTCGAGAGGATCCAAGATTCCGACACACCCGACCGAAGCCCAATGAGTCCGGGCCCTGAGCGCTCCTTAACCAGGGCCAAGTCCAAAAGGCAATCTGCATCGAGGCGACCAGAAACTG GtgaagaatcaatgaagataCCCATAACCGGTCCCGCCCAACCCGTGCAAAAACGTCCTAGTTTTGTCGAGAAGCTCTTGGAAAGCACCGAGGACTCGGAAGAAGAGGACGCCGAAGAAGGAGCACCCACACCGCCAAAACCATCCCCTTCCATGAAGAGGGCCTCCTCATCAGCTGGTAAACAGTTCGAGAAGGTCCCCAGTATGAAACCTGAGATCTTGCCGTCCCCGACGTCCGAACGGCTTCCCACCATCAAACCACCACCTCCGCGGCCACGCCAGCTCAAAACTGGGCAAAGTTCGGCAATTCCTGGAGGCAAACAGAAAGCGGATATCTGGATCAGAGAGGAGATGTCTAGGATCAACGATAG GTACGCCAAACTGAACTCAACCATAAACACGTGGGAGACCCATAAGAGGAAAAAGGCCAAAAGCAAATTGATCGAGACAGAG GGTGaactggagaagaagagagacaaCGCGTTGAAAACATTTCAGACCGAGATGGACAGCATTGAAAAATTCACGGCCGCAGCAAGAAAACAAGCAGAGGAAAGGCAAAGAAATGAAGAGTTGAAGGCCCAAGAAAAAGCAAATAGAATCAGAACCACTGGGAAACTTCCGACCAGATGTCTCTGCTTCTAA